A window from Acidobacteriota bacterium encodes these proteins:
- a CDS encoding DUF115 domain-containing protein, translating into MWRSLRRCEALRNRHLGERCFLLGNGPSLRKTDLSRLSDQIVIGTNRIYLMFDELGFSTTYYVSVNRLVIEQCCEEIASLSMPKFLSWECRDVARFTTSTIFLRRASGPAFYTDVGQGYWEGATVTYAALQLAFHLGFREVVLLGVDHSFKTKGEPHQEVVSSGDDPDHFDPTYFGSGFRWQLPDLETSELAYRIADFVYRDSGRRVVDATVGGQLRVFPRIDFDTLEI; encoded by the coding sequence ATGTGGCGCAGCCTTCGACGTTGCGAGGCCCTCAGGAATCGCCATTTGGGCGAGCGGTGTTTTTTGTTGGGCAATGGTCCCAGCCTCCGCAAGACGGATCTCTCTCGTCTCAGCGACCAGATTGTCATTGGGACAAACCGGATTTACCTGATGTTTGACGAACTCGGGTTTTCGACCACGTACTACGTTTCTGTCAACCGCCTTGTCATCGAACAATGTTGTGAAGAGATCGCCTCTCTCTCGATGCCGAAGTTCCTGAGCTGGGAATGCCGGGACGTGGCCCGGTTCACCACCAGCACGATCTTCTTGCGGCGGGCTTCGGGACCGGCTTTCTACACCGACGTCGGTCAGGGTTATTGGGAAGGGGCCACCGTCACCTACGCCGCCCTGCAGCTCGCCTTCCACCTCGGCTTTCGGGAGGTAGTGCTCCTCGGTGTCGACCACAGCTTCAAGACCAAGGGAGAGCCCCACCAGGAGGTGGTCTCCTCCGGAGACGACCCGGACCATTTCGACCCGACCTACTTCGGCAGCGGTTTTCGGTGGCAGCTCCCTGACCTTGAGACATCAGAGCTCGCCTACCGCATCGCCGACTTCGTTTACCGTGATTCAGGACGCCGCGTCGTCGACGCGACCGTCGGTGGACAGCTGCGAGTATTCCCCCGGATCGACTTCGATACCCTCGAGATCTGA